The following proteins are encoded in a genomic region of Dehalococcoidia bacterium:
- the gltA gene encoding NADPH-dependent glutamate synthase, whose amino-acid sequence MAKLDLNRVPMPKQEPLVRAKNFNEVAQGYSEEQAKYEASRCIQCPKKPCVEGCPVDVVIPEFINAIREGDMPEAVRILKGKNSLPGICGRVCPQETQCESLCSLGKKGAPIAVGRLERYVADWELSQGKMKKPQIIKATGKRAAVIGSGPAGLTAAADLAKMGHQVTLFEALHVAGGVLMYGIPEFRLPKHIVQTEVQYVKSLGVEVRLDSVVGKTMTIDEIMEDGYDAIFMGTGAGLPMFLNIPGENLNGIYSANEFLTRTNLMKAYLFPEYDTPIKRGGRVMVIGGGNVAMDSARCALRLGADEVYIVYRRSEAEIPARREEVENAQEEGIIFKFLTNPKRFIGNDQGWVVGAECYEMELGEPDDSGRRRPITKEGSEFMLDVKTVVVALGTTPNPLVPTTTKGLDVTKRGTVVADEETGKTSKPGVWAGGDIVTGAATVISAMGAGKRAAASMDEYLRHKRG is encoded by the coding sequence ATGGCTAAACTCGATCTGAACCGTGTGCCGATGCCCAAGCAGGAGCCCCTGGTGCGGGCTAAGAACTTCAATGAGGTCGCCCAGGGATACAGTGAGGAGCAAGCCAAGTACGAAGCAAGCCGGTGCATCCAGTGTCCCAAGAAACCCTGTGTTGAGGGCTGCCCTGTGGATGTGGTTATACCCGAATTTATCAATGCGATACGGGAAGGCGATATGCCCGAGGCGGTCAGGATCTTAAAGGGCAAGAACAGCCTACCCGGCATCTGCGGCCGGGTCTGCCCCCAGGAGACACAGTGCGAATCGCTCTGCTCCCTGGGAAAGAAGGGGGCGCCGATAGCTGTCGGACGCCTGGAGCGCTATGTAGCCGACTGGGAGCTGTCCCAGGGGAAGATGAAAAAGCCTCAGATCATCAAGGCAACGGGTAAAAGAGCGGCAGTGATAGGCTCGGGGCCGGCGGGGCTTACCGCCGCCGCCGACCTGGCCAAGATGGGTCACCAAGTAACACTCTTTGAGGCGCTCCATGTCGCCGGTGGCGTGCTCATGTATGGCATCCCCGAGTTCCGCCTGCCCAAGCACATCGTTCAGACCGAGGTTCAATACGTAAAATCTCTGGGAGTGGAGGTCAGGCTGGACTCCGTGGTGGGCAAGACCATGACCATCGATGAAATTATGGAGGATGGCTATGATGCTATCTTCATGGGCACCGGCGCGGGGTTGCCCATGTTCCTGAACATCCCCGGCGAGAACCTCAATGGCATCTATTCGGCCAACGAGTTCCTTACCAGAACCAACCTTATGAAGGCCTACCTATTCCCTGAATACGATACACCGATCAAGCGGGGGGGGCGGGTTATGGTGATCGGCGGTGGCAATGTGGCTATGGACTCCGCCAGGTGCGCCTTGAGGCTCGGTGCCGATGAGGTCTATATTGTCTATCGGCGTTCCGAGGCGGAGATACCGGCAAGGCGGGAGGAGGTGGAGAACGCCCAGGAAGAGGGGATTATTTTTAAATTCCTTACCAATCCAAAGCGGTTTATCGGCAATGACCAGGGCTGGGTTGTGGGTGCTGAGTGCTATGAGATGGAGCTGGGGGAGCCGGACGATAGTGGCCGGCGGCGACCGATCACTAAAGAGGGCAGCGAGTTCATGCTTGACGTTAAAACCGTTGTCGTCGCACTGGGCACTACCCCCAACCCGCTGGTCCCCACCACCACCAAGGGGCTGGATGTCACCAAGCGGGGCACGGTGGTCGCCGATGAGGAAACCGGTAAGACTTCGAAGCCCGGTGTATGGGCCGGCGGCGACATAGTTACTGGTGCCGCCACCGTAATAAGCGCCATGGGGGCGGGAAAGCGGGCCGCGGCCTCTATGGATGAATACCTGAGGCATAAAAGAGGCTAA
- a CDS encoding sulfide/dihydroorotate dehydrogenase-like FAD/NAD-binding protein, protein MYEIISRETLVPNNHLFKVEAPAVARKAQAGQFVVIMIDEKGERIPLTIAGWDREEGSITIVFMEVGVTTRKLAQLKAGDYIANFIGPLGVPSHIERFGTVVCVGGGVGVAPIFPIARALKEAGNRVISIIGARNRDLLFWEDRVREVSDSLTVTTDDGSYARKGLVTEPLKELMEGSEKVDRVVAIGPAVMMKFCSLTTKPFAVPTVVSLNPIMVDGTGMCGCCRVEVGGETKFTCVDGPEFDGHQVDWDLVFARQRIYLDEEKHAMECSCGEEVSHG, encoded by the coding sequence GTGTATGAGATTATAAGTAGAGAAACCCTGGTGCCCAACAACCACCTTTTCAAGGTCGAGGCGCCTGCGGTCGCTCGAAAGGCGCAGGCAGGACAGTTCGTTGTCATCATGATAGATGAGAAGGGGGAGCGCATCCCCCTTACCATTGCCGGCTGGGATCGAGAGGAGGGTAGCATAACCATCGTTTTCATGGAGGTGGGGGTTACCACGCGCAAGCTGGCCCAGCTCAAGGCTGGCGACTACATCGCCAACTTTATCGGCCCCCTGGGTGTGCCGTCCCATATCGAGAGGTTCGGCACCGTGGTCTGCGTCGGCGGGGGGGTTGGCGTTGCCCCTATCTTCCCCATTGCCCGCGCTCTCAAAGAGGCAGGGAATAGGGTGATCTCCATTATCGGGGCCCGCAATAGGGACCTCCTTTTCTGGGAGGACCGGGTGCGAGAGGTAAGCGATAGCCTTACGGTAACCACCGATGATGGCTCCTACGCCCGCAAGGGACTAGTCACCGAGCCGCTTAAGGAGCTTATGGAAGGGTCCGAGAAGGTCGACCGGGTGGTTGCCATCGGCCCCGCAGTGATGATGAAGTTTTGCTCGCTGACCACCAAACCCTTCGCTGTTCCCACCGTTGTCAGCCTCAACCCGATCATGGTCGACGGAACCGGTATGTGCGGCTGCTGTAGGGTGGAGGTTGGCGGTGAGACGAAGTTCACCTGCGTTGACGGTCCCGAATTCGATGGACATCAGGTCGACTGGGACCTCGTCTTTGCCCGCCAGCGTATCTATCTCGATGAGGAAAAGCATGCCATGGAATGTTCTTGCGGGGAGGAGGTGAGCCATGGCTAA
- a CDS encoding NAD(P)/FAD-dependent oxidoreductase, with protein sequence MKIGIIGGGITGLSAAYELGKRGHKVALFEKEAELGGQAGTFVVGGERLERFYHHIFTSDVDIIQIIAELGLGERLLWLDSKVGFFHRGRIYDFVTPMELLKFKPLGVADRVRLGLVSLYLRRYGNWHAMERVTAKEWLTRYGGRRSYEVVWGPLLKNKFGESAHEIGMVWLWGKIHLRLASRRGEKESLGYLNGSFGLLIESLRERIIDAGGEIYTSSPVDRVVVEGERATGIQSAGREHPCDAVIATVPSPVFLEMVPHLPADYAGKLAGVRYQGAVALVLTMNRPLSHIYWLNISDASIPFVALIEHTNLVDPSIYGGKRIIYIANYLSKDSPLYSLSPDELLQEYLPHLRKINPEFEPGWVEGCYLFRDDAGQPIITTNYSSRIPEHATPISCLYLANTTQIYPEDRGMNYSVRLGRRVAGLVTAEG encoded by the coding sequence ATGAAAATCGGTATTATCGGTGGCGGAATCACCGGGCTCAGCGCAGCCTACGAACTCGGCAAGAGGGGACACAAGGTAGCCCTTTTCGAGAAAGAGGCGGAGCTTGGCGGTCAGGCGGGCACCTTTGTGGTGGGAGGGGAGCGCCTGGAGCGATTCTATCACCATATCTTCACCAGCGATGTTGACATAATACAAATAATCGCCGAGCTTGGGCTCGGTGAGCGACTGCTGTGGCTGGACTCCAAGGTGGGATTCTTCCACCGGGGGAGGATATACGATTTCGTTACCCCGATGGAGCTTCTCAAGTTCAAGCCGTTAGGTGTAGCCGACCGGGTGCGACTGGGGCTGGTTTCACTCTACCTAAGGCGCTATGGGAATTGGCACGCGATGGAGAGGGTAACCGCCAAGGAATGGCTCACCAGATACGGGGGGAGGCGCAGCTACGAGGTGGTGTGGGGGCCCCTTTTAAAGAATAAGTTCGGGGAGAGCGCTCACGAAATCGGCATGGTCTGGCTCTGGGGGAAGATACACCTGCGACTTGCCTCGCGACGTGGGGAGAAGGAGAGCCTTGGCTACCTGAACGGAAGTTTTGGGTTGCTCATCGAGAGCCTCAGGGAGCGGATCATCGATGCTGGCGGTGAGATTTACACATCATCGCCGGTCGATAGGGTAGTTGTGGAGGGCGAGAGAGCAACCGGTATTCAATCAGCGGGTCGGGAGCACCCCTGCGATGCTGTTATCGCCACCGTGCCATCGCCAGTATTCCTCGAAATGGTGCCCCACCTGCCTGCGGATTATGCGGGGAAGCTGGCAGGGGTGCGCTATCAGGGGGCAGTGGCCCTTGTTCTGACCATGAATAGGCCCCTCTCCCATATCTACTGGCTGAATATCAGCGATGCCTCGATACCCTTTGTCGCCCTTATCGAGCACACTAACCTCGTGGACCCATCCATATACGGGGGAAAGCGGATCATATATATAGCAAATTACCTGTCGAAAGATAGCCCACTCTATTCGCTTAGCCCCGATGAACTTCTGCAGGAGTACCTGCCACACCTGCGAAAAATCAATCCTGAATTCGAACCTGGCTGGGTGGAAGGGTGCTACCTCTTCCGTGATGATGCGGGGCAACCGATCATCACCACCAATTACTCATCCCGCATCCCGGAGCACGCCACCCCCATATCATGCCTCTACCTGGCGAACACCACCCAGATATACCCCGAGGATAGGGGGATGAACTACAGCGTGAGGTTGGGTCGAAGGGTAGCCGGTCTGGTGACTGCCGAGGGTTGA